In a single window of the Roseofilum reptotaenium CS-1145 genome:
- a CDS encoding glycosyltransferase family 4 protein, with translation MKILLTMHMPYLPPLGGANKTIRYLAEELALRKHSVVVIVPAFGDPPGGVTKDQFFNEQQKLSICSHLNQGAYIFSLNYVKVHAVADTINLSDYLNNEIQKFQPDYIIVTAEDTTQELLKTSLNLKKYPVICLAQTPSLLPFGSHSFYPDRQKISVLKQVDAFIVNSYFLSNYVRLWVDIQAIPIYLPAYGKPPFPNFANFEKGFITLVNPCDFKGISIFIKLANQFPDLKFAGVPTWGITDRELSLLQANSNVSILQPSSDINKILSKTRILLVPSLWLENIPLVIIEAMLRGIPVISSQVGGIEEINLGTGFILPVNPITKVTHGFKQNKTMIPVVPTQNIKPWSDAIIQLTSSRELYYSQSQLVRIRANNFIDSIKIENLENLLNSLD, from the coding sequence ATGAAAATTTTATTGACAATGCATATGCCTTATTTGCCTCCATTAGGTGGAGCAAATAAGACTATCCGATATTTAGCTGAGGAATTAGCATTACGAAAGCATTCAGTAGTCGTTATTGTACCTGCTTTCGGAGACCCTCCGGGTGGCGTGACAAAAGATCAATTTTTCAATGAGCAACAAAAACTTAGTATCTGTTCTCATCTCAATCAAGGAGCATATATATTTTCTCTTAATTATGTCAAAGTTCATGCTGTAGCAGATACCATAAATCTTAGTGATTATTTAAATAATGAAATACAGAAATTTCAGCCTGATTACATAATAGTTACGGCTGAGGATACTACACAAGAATTACTAAAAACGTCTCTAAATCTTAAAAAATATCCTGTGATTTGTTTGGCACAGACACCATCATTATTACCCTTTGGTTCTCATTCTTTCTATCCAGATAGACAAAAAATATCTGTTTTAAAACAAGTAGATGCATTTATAGTTAATAGCTACTTTCTGTCTAATTATGTTCGTCTGTGGGTCGATATTCAAGCAATTCCTATCTATTTACCTGCTTATGGCAAACCACCCTTTCCAAATTTTGCTAATTTTGAAAAGGGTTTTATAACCTTGGTTAATCCATGTGACTTTAAGGGGATTTCAATATTTATAAAACTAGCCAATCAATTTCCTGATTTAAAATTTGCAGGTGTTCCAACATGGGGAATAACTGATCGTGAACTATCTCTCCTTCAAGCAAATTCAAATGTTTCTATACTTCAACCATCTTCTGATATCAACAAAATCTTATCTAAAACTCGTATTTTATTAGTTCCTTCACTATGGCTTGAAAATATCCCACTGGTTATCATTGAAGCAATGCTTAGAGGTATTCCTGTTATTTCTAGTCAAGTTGGAGGAATTGAAGAAATTAATCTAGGAACTGGTTTTATACTACCAGTGAATCCAATTACCAAAGTTACTCATGGTTTCAAGCAAAATAAAACTATGATTCCGGTTGTACCCACTCAAAATATTAAACCTTGGTCTGACGCTATTATTCAACTTACTTCAAGTAGAGAATTATACTATAGTCAATCTCAGTTGGTCAGAATTAGAGCTAATAATTTTATTGATTCAATTAAGATTGAAAATCTTGAAAATCTCCTAAATTCACTTGATTAA